Genomic window (Deltaproteobacteria bacterium):
CGCTCATCTCTTCCATCTCCTGCATGTTGTGTGACGTGTAGACGATGGAGAAGTTGCGCTCCTCCTTGATGCGTCGCAGCAGGCTGCGCGTCTTGTCGGCCATGTCGGGGTCGAGGCTCGCCGTGGGCTCGTCGAGGAAGAGGACCTCGGGGTCGTTGAGGAGCGCCTTTGCGAGACAGGCCCTCGTTATCTGGCCGGACGAGAGCTTCCGTGTGGTCACGTCCCCGACTTCCTCGATCTCGAATGCGCGCAGGAGCCGCTCGATCTTTTCCCGGCGGCGGCGCACGCCGTAGAGGCGGGCGAAGACGTCGAGGTTTTCGCGCACCGTCAGCGAGTAGGGCAGCGACACGTAGGAAGAGGAGAAGTTGATCCGCGAGAGTATCTCCTCGCGTTCCCGCTCGAGGTCCATGCCGAGGATCCGCACCGAGCCGCTCGTGGGAGTGGTGAGGCCCATGAGCATCTGAAGCGTCGTCGTCTTTCCCGCGCCGTTGGGCCCCAGTACGCCCAGTATCTCGCCGCGGCGCAGGCGGAACGATATGCCGTCAACCGCCCTGAAGCCGCCGAAGACCTTGGTTAGCCCCTCTACCTCGACGGCGGGCTTCATTTCCCGGTCCGGCCCCGCCGTTGCTCTTTCAGCTCGCCGTAGACCT
Coding sequences:
- a CDS encoding ABC transporter ATP-binding protein, with the translated sequence MKPAVEVEGLTKVFGGFRAVDGISFRLRRGEILGVLGPNGAGKTTTLQMLMGLTTPTSGSVRILGMDLEREREEILSRINFSSSYVSLPYSLTVRENLDVFARLYGVRRRREKIERLLRAFEIEEVGDVTTRKLSSGQITRACLAKALLNDPEVLFLDEPTASLDPDMADKTRSLLRRIKEERNFSIVYTSHNMQEMEEMSDRLMLLVKGRIAATGTPAAILDRFGCATLEEVFLKVTRGGRGSGAGAAPRGERA